A stretch of Chionomys nivalis chromosome 2, mChiNiv1.1, whole genome shotgun sequence DNA encodes these proteins:
- the LOC130869833 gene encoding olfactory receptor 1038-like isoform X2 gives MTRNYTGVTEFILLGFAVHREIEIILFLLILVVYSLTVVGNVGMISLIRLDSRLHTPMYFFLSNLAFVDLCYSSSVAPKFLETLLTNRRSISFYACATQLGFFLNFLISEMFLLAVMAYDRYVAICNPLLYMVVMSQKVCLWLVMGPYLYSFVVALLHTVVTFQLIYCGPNIINHFYCDDVPLMALACSDTSLKEILIFIFAGFNMISSLTTVLISYLYIVAAILRIQSTEGRCKAFSTCASHLTAVTIFYGTLIFMYLQPKSSHSLDTDKMASVFYTIVIPMLNPMIYSLRNQEVKNALRKALEKCYVVPLRHLKKGIS, from the coding sequence GGAACTACACTGGTGTGACAGAATTCATTCTGTTAGGGTTTGCAGTCCATAGAGAGATAGAAATCATTCTCTTTCTGCTCATTCTAGTGGTCTACAGTCTGACTGTGGTGGGAAATGTAGGAATGATTTCACTAATCAGGTTGGATTCTCGACttcacacccccatgtacttctttCTCAGTAATCTGGCATTTGTGGATCTTTGCTATTCCTCTTCAGTAGCCCCCAAATTCCTGGAGACCCTACTCACCAATAGAAGGTCTATATCTTTCTATGCTTGCGCAACCCAGCTTGGGTTTTTCCTGAACTTCTTGATTTCAGAGATGTTCCTCCTTGCTGTCATGGCTTACGATCGCTATGTGGCCATTTGTAACCCTCTTCTGTATATGGTGGTCATGTCTCAGAAGGTATGTCTATGGCTTGTAATGGGTCCCTACTTATACAGCTTTGTGGTTGCTTTGCTCCACACAGTAGTTACTTTCCAACTGATTTATTGTGGTCCTAATATAATCAATCATTTTTATTGTGATGATGTCCCTTTGATGGCTCTTGCCTGCTCTGACACCAGCCTCAAGGAGATTCTGATATTCATCTTTGCTGGATTCAACATGATCAGTTCTTTGACTACTGTCCTTATTTCTTACTTGTACATTGTGGCTGCCATATTGAGAATCCAGTCCACAGAAGGCAGGTGCAAAGCCTTCTCAACATGTGCTTCTCATCTCACAGCTGTGACCATATTCTATGGAACACTCATCTTCATGTACCTGCAGCCAAAATCAAGCCATTCCCTCGACACAGACAAAATGGCCTCAGTGTTTTACACAATTGTCATCCCCATGCTCAATCCCATGATCTACAGTTTAAGGAACCAGGAGGTAAAGAATGCTCTGAGGAAAGCCCTTGAAAAATGCTATGTAGTACCTCTAAGGCACCTTAAGAAAGGAATTTCTTGA
- the LOC130869833 gene encoding olfactory receptor 1038-like isoform X1 yields MRRNYTGVTEFILLGFAVHREIEIILFLLILVVYSLTVVGNVGMISLIRLDSRLHTPMYFFLSNLAFVDLCYSSSVAPKFLETLLTNRRSISFYACATQLGFFLNFLISEMFLLAVMAYDRYVAICNPLLYMVVMSQKVCLWLVMGPYLYSFVVALLHTVVTFQLIYCGPNIINHFYCDDVPLMALACSDTSLKEILIFIFAGFNMISSLTTVLISYLYIVAAILRIQSTEGRCKAFSTCASHLTAVTIFYGTLIFMYLQPKSSHSLDTDKMASVFYTIVIPMLNPMIYSLRNQEVKNALRKALEKCYVVPLRHLKKGIS; encoded by the coding sequence GGAACTACACTGGTGTGACAGAATTCATTCTGTTAGGGTTTGCAGTCCATAGAGAGATAGAAATCATTCTCTTTCTGCTCATTCTAGTGGTCTACAGTCTGACTGTGGTGGGAAATGTAGGAATGATTTCACTAATCAGGTTGGATTCTCGACttcacacccccatgtacttctttCTCAGTAATCTGGCATTTGTGGATCTTTGCTATTCCTCTTCAGTAGCCCCCAAATTCCTGGAGACCCTACTCACCAATAGAAGGTCTATATCTTTCTATGCTTGCGCAACCCAGCTTGGGTTTTTCCTGAACTTCTTGATTTCAGAGATGTTCCTCCTTGCTGTCATGGCTTACGATCGCTATGTGGCCATTTGTAACCCTCTTCTGTATATGGTGGTCATGTCTCAGAAGGTATGTCTATGGCTTGTAATGGGTCCCTACTTATACAGCTTTGTGGTTGCTTTGCTCCACACAGTAGTTACTTTCCAACTGATTTATTGTGGTCCTAATATAATCAATCATTTTTATTGTGATGATGTCCCTTTGATGGCTCTTGCCTGCTCTGACACCAGCCTCAAGGAGATTCTGATATTCATCTTTGCTGGATTCAACATGATCAGTTCTTTGACTACTGTCCTTATTTCTTACTTGTACATTGTGGCTGCCATATTGAGAATCCAGTCCACAGAAGGCAGGTGCAAAGCCTTCTCAACATGTGCTTCTCATCTCACAGCTGTGACCATATTCTATGGAACACTCATCTTCATGTACCTGCAGCCAAAATCAAGCCATTCCCTCGACACAGACAAAATGGCCTCAGTGTTTTACACAATTGTCATCCCCATGCTCAATCCCATGATCTACAGTTTAAGGAACCAGGAGGTAAAGAATGCTCTGAGGAAAGCCCTTGAAAAATGCTATGTAGTACCTCTAAGGCACCTTAAGAAAGGAATTTCTTGA